Proteins found in one Kwoniella bestiolae CBS 10118 chromosome 1, complete sequence genomic segment:
- a CDS encoding pre-mRNA-splicing factor SLT11: MPAKHDINKVGVESSDFPILCETCLGPNPYVRMSKQEFGNECKICNRPFTVFRWNPGAGARFKKTEICNTCAKIKGVCQTCLLDLEYGLPVQVRDAALGRKSQAPSSDINKQYYIQNLEAQMADSPDGSSTLDAEVANRAGREMLKGIARSDPYYKRNRPHICSFFVKGECKRGGECPFRHEIPKEGELSKQNIVDRYYGKNDPVAKKILREQAETKGMKAPEDKTVTTLLFLGLPQTTESEVRASLVGACPFVKPIDIRSITIVEASHCAFINFKQRQLAERAAEALSAQGGIEVGGKKAKVVWGRSRPQKGKAAASSGEASGSASGTVTVTGGSN, translated from the exons ATGCCAGCCAAGCACGACATCAAC AAAGTAGGAGTGGAAAGCTCTGATTTCCCTATACT GTGCGAAACAT GTCTAGGTCCCAACCCATATGTACGAATG TCAAAGCAAGAGTTCGGAAACGAGTGCAAGATCTGTAACCGACCATTCACGGTGTTCAGGTGGAACCCAGGAGCAGGAGCTAGATTCAAGAAGACGGAGATATGTAATACCTGCGCGAAGATAAAGGGGGTTTGTCAGACTTGTCTCTTGGATCT TGAATATGGATTACCAGTCCAGGTTCGGGATGCAGCATTGGGTAGAAAGAGTCAAGCACCCTCATCAGACATCAACAAAC AATACTACATCCAGAACCTGGAAGCCCAAATGGCAGATTCACCCGACGGCTCATCAACGCTCGATGCCGAAGTGGCCAATCGAGCTGGACGAGAGATGTTGAAGGGTATAGCGAGGTCTGATCCATACTACAAGAGAAACAGACCACATATATGTAGTTTCTTCGTTAAGGGGGAATGTAAACGTGGTGGAGAATGTCCCTTTAG ACACGAGATACCGAAGGAAGGGGAGTTATCAAAACAGAATATTGTTGATCGATATTACGGCAAGAATGACCCTGTCGCCAAGAAGATACTGAGAGAACAGGCGGAAACTAAAGGAATGAAGGCTCCTGAAGATAAGACTGTG ACAACCCTCCTATTCCTCGGTCTACCTCAGACGACCGAATCGGAAGTACGAGCCTCCCTAGTTGGCGCATGTCCGTTTGTTAAACCCATAGATATCAGATCGATAACTATCGTCGAAGCTTCAC ACTGCGCGTTCATAAATTTCAAGCAGCGTCAACTTGCCGAGAGAGCTGCAGAAGCTCTATCAGCGCAGGGGGGCATCGAAGTGGGCGGGAAGAAGGCTAAAGTGGTTTGGGGGAGGTCGAGACCGCAGAAAGGGAAGGCTGCTGCATCCTCGGGTGAAGCTAGTGGATCGGCGAGTGGGACGGTCACTGTCACCGGTGGAAGTAATTGA
- a CDS encoding argininosuccinate lyase, whose protein sequence is MPIATPLPNINGHTSLPNGPTKLNGHTPTPNANGHPKINGHSHSQGVAFTEARLAKPPSKLLQLYENLPTVIREKRQFDAFLQIDLAHLVMITEQSIIPRSISRQLFPVLLDIRSRGADSVPLDMDKGTLLLQVESVLASRLGEDVAGMLHTARSRIDQGATARRLFKRDKLLGVMSYILDLQKVLIRVAGENKDTITPTYTHLQHSQPGTFGHYLLSYVDKLHEDFQRCQDAFTRANRNPLGGVGLSGTSWPINRERTTELLGFDSTIYHSKLSREAFYAAEIAYTLSFVMATLNDLATDLHLFSSVEFGSVELDDSYCSTSSIFPQKKNPVTLEAIKANAGSSVNWGSTALATFRGEGTGDQGIRSVPLLDGAFETTSNMLELMGGIVDTLQVRGERMKNLLESSWCTSSNLADVLVRNNGLSFRQAHHVVARLVRICELEGVPRSKVTGAILERAAEETLGYAVVMSDGDLQASLDPQEFVRTRISAGSVGPGEVAEILRLSGNALEDDERWLNEKKEQIKRAEEKLKKAIDVIMG, encoded by the coding sequence ATGCCCATCGCTACGCCCCTTCCCAACATCAACGGccatacctccctccccaacGGTCCAACCAAGCTCAACGGGCATACCCCTACCCCCAACGCCAACGGTCATCCTAAAATCAACGgccactcccactcccaaggCGTAGCATTCACCGAAGCGCGTCTGGCCAAACCCCCCAGTAAACTACTCCAGCTATACGAGAACCTGCCCACAGTCATCCGGGAGAAACGTCAATTCGATGCCTTTCTCCAAATCGACCTCGCCCACCTGGTCATGATAACCGaacaatccatcatcccGCGTTCCATATCCCGACAACTCTTTCCCGTACTACTGGACATCCGATCCAGGGGGGCTGACTCGGTCCCGCTAGATATGGATAAAGGGACGTTACTCCTTCAGGTCGAATCTGTCCTGGCGTCTCGGCTGGGAGAAGACGTGGCTGGGATGTTACATACCGCCAGATCTCGGATCGACCAGGGTGCCACTGCCAGACGTCTCTTCAAGAGAGATAAACTTTTGGGTGTTATGTCGTACATCCTGGACCTTCAAAAAGTTTTGATCAGGGTAGCAGGTGAAAATAAAGATACGATCACCCCCACCTATACGCACTTACAGCATTCCCAACCAGGTACTTTTGGGCATTACCTCCTCTCATACGTCGATAAGTTACACGAAGATTTCCAAAGATGTCAAGATGCGTTCACTCGGGCCAACCGCAACCCCCTAGGCGGAGTGGGATTATCAGGAACATCCTGGCCTATCAACAGAGAACGAACTACCGAATTGTTGGGATTCGACTCTACGATCTATCACTCCAAATTATCGAGAGAGGCATTTTACGCAGCCGAGATAGCTTATACCCTGTCGTTCGTAATGGCCACGCTCAACGATCTAGCCACGGACCTGCACTTATTCTCAAGTGTGGAATTTGGGTCAGTGGAATTGGACGACTCATATTGCAGTACGTCCAGTATATTCccgcagaagaagaacccCGTCACACTCGAAGCTATCAAGGCCAACGCTGGATCATCCGTCAATTGGGGGTCTACCGCCCTAGCCACCTTCCGAGGAGAGGGGACAGGAGATCAGGGGATCAGGTCTGTGCCCCTCTTAGACGGGGCGTTCGAGACTACCTCCAATATGCTGGAATTGATGGGCGGGATCGTAGACACCCTCCAAGTTagaggggagaggatgaagaaccTCTTGGAGAGTAGTTGGTGCACTTCGAGTAATCTTGCGGATGTCCTGGTTAGGAATAATGGATTGTCGTTCAGACAGGCTCATCATGTCGTGGCGAGGTTGGTGAGGATCTGCGAGTTGGAGGGTGTACCTAGATCGAAAGTTACTGGAGCGATTCTGGAGAGAGCAGCCGAGGAAACGCTGGGGTACGCTGTGGTCATGTCTGATGGGGATCTTCAAGCTTCTTTGGATCCTCAGGAGTTTGTTAGGACTAGGATCAGTGCGGGAAGCGTTGGGCCGGGTGAAGTTGCGGAGATCCTCAGGTTGAGTGGAAAtgctttggaagatgatgagaggtggttgaacgagaagaaggagcagatcaagagagccgaagagaagctgaagaaggctATTGATGTTATCATGGGGTGA